Proteins co-encoded in one Zootoca vivipara chromosome 3, rZooViv1.1, whole genome shotgun sequence genomic window:
- the YIPF3 gene encoding protein YIPF3, which translates to MSGPGVPTAVGAGGARSPGAAPEWGAFEDNMQGGGSAVIDMENMDDTSGSSFEDMGEIHQRMKEEEEEVDAEAAAADEEDGEFLGMKGFKGQLGRQVADEMWQAGKRQASKAFNLYANIDILRPYFDVEPNQVRNRLLESMIPVKMFNFPQKIAGELYGPLMLVFTLVAILLHGMKTSDTIIREGTLMGTAIGTCFGYWIGVSSFIYFLAYLCNAQITMVQMLSLLGYGLFGHCITLFVTYNIHFHSLFYIFWLVIGGLSTLRMVAVLVSRTVGHTQRLILCGVLAALHMLFLLYLHFAYHKVVEGILDTLEGPNIPPFQRVPRDIPAVSSVVLNMTTKAAALNL; encoded by the exons ATGTCTGGACCCGGAGTGCCCACGGCCGTAGGCGCCGGAGGGGCGAGGAGTCCTGGGGCGGCGCCGGAGTGGGGAGCCTTCGAGGACAACATGCAG GGCGGGGGCTCTGCTGTAATTGATATGGAAAATATGGATGATACATCTGGCTCCAGTTTTGAAGACATGGGTGAGATACACCAACGcatgaaggaagaagaagaagaggtggacGCAGAGGCGGCAGCTGCAGATGAGGAAGATGGCGAGTTCTTGGGAATGAAGGGCTTTAAGGGTCAGTTGGGTCGGCAAGTAGCTGATGAG ATGTGGCAAGCAGGGAAGAGACAAGCCTCCAAGGCTTTCAATCTCTATGCCAACATTGATATCCTCAGGCCCTACTTTGATGTTGAGCCAAACCAGGTTCGGAACAG GTTGTTGGAGTCTATGATACCTGTGAAGATGTTTAATTTTCCTCAG AAGATTGCTGGTGAACTTTATGGTCCCCTCATGCTGGTCTTCACATTGGTGGCCATCCTGCTTCATGGAATGAAGACATCTGATACTATCATT AGGGAAGGCACATTGATGGGTACAGCAATTGGCACCTGTTTTGGTTATTGGATAGGCGTCTCCTCCTTCATCTACTTCCTGGCGTACTTGTGCAATGCTCAGATCACAATGGTCCAAATGTTGTCGCTTTTG GGCTACGGACTTTTTGGGCACTGCATCACCCTCTTTGTCACCTACAACATCCACTTCCACTCCCTTTTTTATATCTTCTGGCTGGTGATTGGCGGCCTCTCCACATTAAGAATG GTTGCTGTGTTGGTGTCACGCACAGTGGGGCATACCCAGCGGCTCATCTTGTGTGGAGTGCTCGCTGCCCTGCACATGCTCTTCCTCCTTTATCTGCACTTCGCTTATCACAAGGTTGTAGAAG GCATCCTGGACACGTTGGAAGGACCCAACATCCCTCCTTTTCAGAGAGTTCCCAGAGACATTCCAGCTGTTTCCTCTGTGGTACTGAACATGACAACCAAAGCAGCTGCACTTAACTTATAG